CAGCCTCTGGCCCATCAACCAACAGAACAGTCCCGCCACCCCATTTGAACGCAAGGCGCTTGAAACGTTGGCGGACAACCCGGCGGAGCCCTATCGCGGCATCGTCACCAGCGGGAAGAAACGATATTTCCAAGCCATCTATGCCGATCGCGCGGTCTCAGCCGCCTGCGTCAGTTGCCACAACCAACACCCCTTGAGCCCCAAACGGGACTTCAGGATGAGCGACATCATGGGAGGCATTGCCATCACCATCCCGGTGGAGTAAGGCTGCGGCAGGCGGGGATTCGTGAATCGTGATTCGTGAATCGTCAACCCTGAAGGAACTGGAAGCCTCGGACGGAGATGCCTTTCCGGGGCGACTGACGGTTGACGTTTGACGCGTCATTTCAATATCTCGCTACGGCGAATGGACGGCGGGGGCCGTGGGGTGATGATACTCCTCGCGATAGATCTGCAGGGCGGTCAATAGAAGCGCGACCACGATCGGGCCGATGAAAATGCCGATGACTCCATAGACCGAGAGCCCGCCCAGCACGCTGAACATCAGGAGAAACACGGGAATCTGGGCGCCGTGCCCGATCAGCAGCGGGCGAAGCACCTGATCCACCGTTGACACGATGCCGGCTCCCCAAACAAACAGCGCGACGCCTTTCCACACAGGCCCGGCCCAGAGCAGCCACAGGGCGACCGGCACCCAGACCAGGGCGGTGCCGCCGAATGGGATCGGCGCCAGGATCGTCGTCACCGCCATCAGTACAACTGGAACCGGCACGCCGAGCACGGCGTAGGCCAGCCCGGCCAAGAGTCCCTGCACGATCGCCGTCACGACCACTCCCTTGACCACGGCCCGCATGGTCAGGTCCAGCCGGACAAAGATCTTCGACTTGTGCGACGAGTCGAGCGGGATCAGCTCATACAGTTTGGCGACCAGGTCGCGCCCGTCCCTGAAGAAAAAGAACAGGGTGACGATCATGATCAGCGCGTTCGCAAAAAACGCAAAGACATTCTTGACGAACCCGGTCAACCCGCCGACCAGAAATTGACTGAGCGACTTCGCGCTCGATATCAGCATCTCCTCAAGATTGTCCGGGCCGGCCTCCAGGCGATCGTACCAGCCCCGCAGATACTCTCCCCCGAGCGGCAGTTTGGAAAGATGCTCCGGCAGCCGTTCGAGCCCCCCTTCGCTGACCCAGATCCGGATCGCCTTCTCCAGCACCACCGCTTCCCGCACGATCACGCCGCCCATCCAGATCAACGGCAGCACGCCCAACAACATGATACCGATGGTGAGGATGCCGGCCGCCAGGGATTCCCGCCCTCCCAATCGGGCCGTCAAGCGGCTGTACAGGGGATAGAGCAGATGGGCGAGCACGGTCGCCCAGACCATCGCCAGCAGAAAGGGCTGGAACATCAGCGCGAGTTGATACACCAGGAACAGGAGAATCGCGAAAAACGCGAGTCCGAAGATCTGCTGGCGCGTGAGGAGGGAGAGGGTCTTGTCCAAGGCGCCTCGTAGATAGCAGAATGCCGACCGTGTTGTCACGCAAGAGACAGAGTCGGCGCTCGAATCGGCGCCCCGCCGCACAGACCGCGGTCCGGCGTTTTCGCTCCAAAGCAGCCGCGCG
The DNA window shown above is from Nitrospira tepida and carries:
- a CDS encoding AI-2E family transporter, which gives rise to MDKTLSLLTRQQIFGLAFFAILLFLVYQLALMFQPFLLAMVWATVLAHLLYPLYSRLTARLGGRESLAAGILTIGIMLLGVLPLIWMGGVIVREAVVLEKAIRIWVSEGGLERLPEHLSKLPLGGEYLRGWYDRLEAGPDNLEEMLISSAKSLSQFLVGGLTGFVKNVFAFFANALIMIVTLFFFFRDGRDLVAKLYELIPLDSSHKSKIFVRLDLTMRAVVKGVVVTAIVQGLLAGLAYAVLGVPVPVVLMAVTTILAPIPFGGTALVWVPVALWLLWAGPVWKGVALFVWGAGIVSTVDQVLRPLLIGHGAQIPVFLLMFSVLGGLSVYGVIGIFIGPIVVALLLTALQIYREEYHHPTAPAVHSP